Proteins from one Gossypium raimondii isolate GPD5lz chromosome 8, ASM2569854v1, whole genome shotgun sequence genomic window:
- the LOC105791372 gene encoding serine/threonine-protein kinase SRK2G-like, whose translation MEKYEVVKDLGAGNFGVARLLRHKDTKELVAMKYIERGHKIDENVAREIINHRSLRHPNIIRFKEVVLTPTHLAIVMEYAGGGKLFDQICSAGRFSEDEHRYFFQQLISGVNYCHSIQICHRDLKLENTLLDGSPAPSLKICDFGYSKLGLLHSRPKSTVGTPAYIAPEVLARREYDGKVLFQLYKK comes from the exons ATGGAGAAATATGAGGTGGTCAAAGATTTGGGAGCCGGCAATTTTGGGGTTGCTCGACTTCTCAGACACAAGGATACCAAGGAGCTGGTTGCTATGAAATATATTGAGAGAGGTcacaag ATAGATGAGAATGTGGCAAGAGAGATTATCAATCACAGATCTCTTAGACACCCTAATATAATCCGGTTCAAGGAG GTGGTTTTGACACCTACCCATTTAGCAATTGTGATGGAGTATGCTGGTGGTGGTAAGCTCTTTGATCAGATTTGCAGTGCTGGTAGATTCAGTGAAGATGAG CATAGATATTTTTTTCAGCAATTGATCTCTGGTGTCAATTACTGTCACTCCATA CAAATATGCCATAGAgatttgaaattagaaaataccCTTTTAGATGGAAGTCCTGCACCTAGTTTGAAAATCTGCGATTTTGGTTACTCTAA ACTTGGTCTGTTGCATTCAAGACCCAAATCAACTGTTGGAACTCCAGCATATATAGCACCGGAAGTTCTGGCACGACGAGAGTATGATGGAAAGGTATTATTTCAactgtataaaaaataa